One segment of Streptomyces sp. TG1A-8 DNA contains the following:
- a CDS encoding class I SAM-dependent methyltransferase, whose product MTPTLVREHLSHADPVPPRVDPCARARDWSEIQERMLVPLFETVYERLEVGRATRLLGLRCGSGLALLMAAARGAAVTGVDPSPERLALARERLLPPGGTRARTGTRLVDGTPRDAAGAGTPAYTLVTVFEPVGCLADDSEGLGGLLAGALPLAGHGAAVVLAGWGPPERCATASVLRVAAELADPLHGARRWRPPLRDDLEQVAQRAGLKPDGSGRVACPFGYADVDSAVRGLLSTGLFDAAIAAAGGRQVDKELAEALHPYRREGGTVWMPNVFRYLIARVP is encoded by the coding sequence ATGACACCTACGCTCGTGCGGGAACACCTGTCCCACGCGGACCCCGTGCCACCCCGCGTGGACCCGTGCGCACGCGCGCGTGACTGGTCCGAGATCCAGGAGCGGATGCTGGTCCCGCTCTTCGAGACCGTCTACGAGCGACTTGAAGTGGGCCGGGCCACCCGGCTGCTGGGCCTGCGCTGCGGGTCCGGGCTGGCGCTGCTGATGGCGGCGGCCAGAGGAGCCGCGGTCACCGGTGTCGACCCCTCGCCCGAACGGCTGGCCCTCGCGCGTGAGCGCCTGCTGCCGCCGGGCGGCACGCGCGCGCGGACGGGCACGAGGCTCGTGGACGGCACCCCCCGGGACGCGGCCGGCGCGGGGACGCCCGCATACACCCTGGTGACCGTCTTCGAGCCGGTCGGCTGCCTGGCCGACGACTCCGAAGGACTCGGCGGCCTGCTGGCGGGGGCGCTGCCCCTGGCCGGACACGGGGCGGCCGTGGTGCTGGCCGGCTGGGGTCCGCCGGAGCGCTGCGCCACCGCCTCGGTGCTGCGGGTGGCGGCGGAACTGGCCGATCCCCTGCACGGTGCGCGCCGCTGGCGGCCCCCGCTGCGGGACGACCTGGAGCAGGTCGCCCAGCGGGCGGGGCTGAAGCCGGACGGCTCGGGACGGGTGGCCTGCCCGTTCGGGTACGCCGACGTCGACAGCGCCGTGCGGGGCCTGCTGTCGACCGGTCTGTTCGACGCGGCGATCGCGGCGGCGGGCGGCAGGCAGGTGGACAAGGAGCTGGCGGAGGCGCTGCACCCGTACCGGCGCGAGGGCGGGACGGTGTGGATGCCGAACGTGTTCCGCTACCTGATCGCCCGCGTGCCCTAG
- the ffh gene encoding signal recognition particle protein: MFDTLSDRLSATFKNLRGKGRLSEADIDATAREIRIALLEADVALPVVRSFIKNLKERALGAEVSRALNPAQQVLKIVNEELVTILGGETRRLRFAKQPPTVIMLAGLQGAGKTTLAGKLGRWLKEQGHSPLLVACDLQRPNAVNQLSVVAERAGVAVYAPEPGNGVGDPVKVAEDSIGYAKSKVHDIVIVDTAGRLGIDQEMMQQAADIRDAVSPDEILFVVDAMIGQDAVNTAEAFRDGVGFDGVVLSKLDGDARGGAALSIRQVTGKPIMFASNGEKLEDFDAFHPDRMASRILDMGDLLTLIEQAEKTFSQEEAQKMASKLASKKGQDFTLDDFLAQMEQVRKMGSISKLLGMLPGMGQIKDQIQNIDERDVDRTAAIIKSMTPAERQDPTIINGSRRARIAKGSGVEVSAVKNLVERFFEARKMMSRMAQGGMPGMPGMPGMPGMGGGPGRARKQQKKAKGKQRSGNPMKRKQQELEEAQRREAAAQGGNAFGLPQQGGQEFELPDEFKKFMG, encoded by the coding sequence GTGTTCGACACTCTCTCCGACCGCCTCAGCGCGACTTTCAAAAACCTCCGCGGGAAAGGCCGGCTGAGCGAAGCGGACATCGACGCCACGGCGCGTGAGATCCGCATCGCCCTCCTCGAGGCGGACGTGGCGCTGCCCGTCGTCCGCTCGTTCATCAAGAACCTCAAGGAGCGCGCGCTCGGCGCCGAGGTCTCCCGGGCGCTGAACCCGGCCCAGCAGGTCCTGAAGATCGTCAACGAGGAACTGGTCACCATCCTCGGCGGCGAGACCCGGCGCCTGCGCTTCGCCAAGCAGCCCCCCACCGTCATCATGCTGGCCGGTCTGCAGGGCGCCGGCAAGACCACCCTCGCGGGCAAGCTCGGCCGCTGGCTGAAGGAGCAGGGCCACTCGCCGCTGCTGGTCGCCTGCGACCTCCAGCGCCCGAACGCCGTCAACCAGCTGAGCGTCGTCGCCGAGCGCGCCGGTGTCGCCGTCTACGCCCCGGAGCCGGGCAACGGCGTCGGCGACCCGGTCAAGGTCGCCGAGGACTCCATCGGCTACGCGAAGTCCAAGGTCCACGACATCGTGATCGTGGACACCGCCGGCCGCCTCGGCATCGACCAGGAGATGATGCAGCAGGCCGCGGACATCCGCGACGCCGTCTCCCCGGACGAGATCCTGTTCGTGGTCGACGCGATGATCGGCCAGGACGCCGTCAACACCGCCGAGGCCTTCCGCGACGGCGTCGGCTTCGACGGCGTGGTGCTGTCCAAGCTCGACGGCGACGCCCGCGGTGGCGCGGCCCTGTCGATCCGCCAGGTCACCGGCAAGCCGATCATGTTCGCGTCGAACGGCGAGAAGCTGGAGGACTTCGACGCCTTCCACCCGGACCGGATGGCCTCCCGCATCCTCGACATGGGCGACCTGCTCACCCTGATCGAGCAGGCGGAGAAGACGTTCAGTCAGGAAGAGGCCCAGAAGATGGCCTCGAAGCTGGCGTCCAAGAAGGGCCAGGACTTCACCCTGGACGACTTCCTGGCCCAGATGGAGCAGGTCCGCAAGATGGGCTCCATCTCCAAGCTGCTCGGCATGCTGCCGGGCATGGGCCAGATCAAGGACCAGATCCAGAACATCGACGAGCGGGACGTCGACCGCACCGCCGCGATCATCAAGTCGATGACCCCGGCCGAGCGCCAGGACCCGACGATCATCAACGGCTCCCGCCGCGCCCGCATCGCCAAGGGGTCCGGCGTCGAGGTCAGCGCGGTGAAGAACCTGGTCGAGCGGTTCTTCGAGGCGCGCAAGATGATGTCCCGGATGGCCCAGGGCGGCATGCCGGGGATGCCGGGGATGCCGGGGATGCCGGGGATGGGCGGCGGCCCCGGCCGGGCCCGGAAGCAGCAGAAGAAGGCCAAGGGCAAGCAGCGCTCCGGCAACCCGATGAAGCGCAAGCAGCAGGAGCTGGAGGAGGCCCAGCGGCGCGAGGCCGCCGCCCAGGGCGGCAACGCGTTCGGGCTGCCGCAGCAGGGCGGCCAGGAGTTCGAGCTGCCGGACGAGTTCAAGAAGTTCATGGGCTGA